From Ammoniphilus oxalaticus:
ATCTTTATCCAAATGAACGGGCGGCTTTCGGTGAGAAGTTGCGTACGTTTGCTCAAGGTGGGGGAAATATGAAAATTAAGCGACCTGTCGTTGTCAAGATGATTCTAACAGATCAACTCAGAACTCGTTTAAAAGGAGAATATGAACAAACGATCAAACAAGTCCAGATTGAACTAGAACAACTTCAATTTAGAAGTAAAAAGCTGTTGCAAGATTCAGCGAAGCAAGGGCCAGAGGCTTATCGAATTGTACAAGAAAGATTGCAAAAGGAAGAACAGGGAAGACGCGATAAGCTGAAGCGCGCCTATGACCTGCAAAACCAACTTGATTTGCTTCCGGACGGTCGTGAAATCGTTCATTCGCAAGTGGAGTCTGAAGTTGAAGTGAAAATTGGCGATGACTGGGATAAACTAATCAATCAGACGGAGATCATTATAAAAGATGGTATTGTGGTTGAGATCCGCCGTTAGAGGAGTGAGAATATGGAAAGACAAATGTATGATGTCGGTAAAATTGTAAACACGCATGGGATCCGCGGTGAACTAAGAATCTTCTCCGTAACCGATTTCCCGGAGGAGCGTTTTCAGAAGGGAAGTGAACTTTTTCTTGCCCATGACTCCTTGCAAGAACCGTTACCGATCACGATCCAATCCGTTCGAAAGCAAAAAAATCTATACATTGTAAAATTGAAAGAGTTCGATAACATTAATCAGGTGGAAAAATATAAGGGCGGCGTCTTTAGAGTTAGCGAAGAGGATCGGATTGATTTAGAGGAAGGCGAATTTTATTACGACGATATTGTCGGCTGTGAAGCTTGGTCAGATGAAGGCGTGAATCTTGGCGTCATTTCAGACATTTTGGAAACGGGGGCAAACGATGTATGGGTTGTGAAACGGGAGGGTCAGAAAGATCTGTTACTTCCTTATATTGATGACTGCATACTCGAAGTGGACGTTGCGGAAAAGAGAGTAAAAGTCCACGTGATGGAAGGATTAATGGAATGAGAATCGACATCTTAACGCTATTCCCGGAAATGTTTACGGGTGTGTTATCGAGCAGTATCGTCGGTAAAGCATCGGACAAAGGTCTTGTCCAGTTCCGCGTTCGAAACTTTCGGGAATATGCCGTTAACAAACACGGCCAAGTGGATGATTATCCGTACGGCGGCGGGGCCGGGATGGTGTTACGGCCTGAGCCTATATTTGCCGCAGTAGAAAACTTGGCAGTAGATAGTGAAAAACCGCCGCGAGTGTTGTTAATGTGCCCGCAAGGCGAGCGTTACACGCAACAAAAAGCGGAGGAATTAGCGGCGGAAGAACATCTGGTCATTATTTGCGGTCATTATGAGGGCTATGATGAAAGAATCCGCGAACATTTAATCACAGATGAAATTTCGATTGGCGACTTTGTGCTAACGGGTGGAGAGCTTCCGGCGATGACTGTTATTGATAGTGTGATTCGTTTGTTGCCGGGAGCGCTAGGCAACGAGAACTCCGCTGTGAGCGATTCATTTAGCACAGGCTTGCTAGAACACCCTCATTATACGCGGCCGGCTGAGTTCAGAGGATGGGGCGTGCCTGATGTGTTGCTGTCTGGTCATCATGCGAATATTGAAGCGTGGCGAAAGAAACAATCCGTGAAGCGGACGATGGAACGAAGGCCCGAATTGTTGAAGGGAATTGAGCGCGATCCCGCCTGGAAAAAGATTGTGGAAGCGGTTGAACGTGATGCGAGTGAAAAACCGTAAAGATCAATCTTGATCTTCATTATGCAGTATGGTAAACTATTTCCTGTTGGGCGAAATGCCTCGATTACGGTGGTCCGCTTTCGTGCTGGAAGAAGTCTAGATGTTAGAATTAACCTCCTAATCTCTAACTCGATCCGGACGATATGAACACTCGTTGGAAAGGAGGATTTATACATGAAACAAATTATTCGTGAAATTACCGAAGATCATTTAAAAAAGGACATGCCTGAGTTCCGCGCAGGGGATACGGTTCGTATTCACCTTAAAGTCGTTGAGGGACAACGCGAACGTATTCAGGTGTTTGAAGGCGTTGTGATTAGACGTCGCGGTTCTGGTGTAAGTGAAACATTCACTGCCCGTAAAATGTCTTACGGTGTAGGGGTGGAACGTACCCTCCCTGTACACTCTCCTAAAATCGACCGAATCGAAGTGGTTCGTCGCGGAAGAGTTCGACGCGCGAAGCTATACTATCTGCGTGATCGCGTGGGTAGAGCAGCTCGAATCAGAGAAATTCGCCGCTAAAGGGGAAAAGGAGCTTGCTAGTCAAGCTCCTTTTTTTCTACTTATAACGAGGAAAAAAAAGGATACATTCATAAGCAACTTGTTTTTCTAGGAAGGAGCTAAAGAAATGGAAAACCATGAATCCAGCCATGGTATGAAGGAAATAGAGGGAGCAACCAAAGCGAAGAATGAATGGTGGGAATGGATCAAGGCGTTGGCGATTGCAATCTTACTTGCGTTTGTAATCCGCTCTTTGCTATTCGCCCCGTTCGT
This genomic window contains:
- a CDS encoding YlqD family protein, translated to MKIKRPVVVKMILTDQLRTRLKGEYEQTIKQVQIELEQLQFRSKKLLQDSAKQGPEAYRIVQERLQKEEQGRRDKLKRAYDLQNQLDLLPDGREIVHSQVESEVEVKIGDDWDKLINQTEIIIKDGIVVEIRR
- the trmD gene encoding tRNA (guanosine(37)-N1)-methyltransferase TrmD, encoding MRIDILTLFPEMFTGVLSSSIVGKASDKGLVQFRVRNFREYAVNKHGQVDDYPYGGGAGMVLRPEPIFAAVENLAVDSEKPPRVLLMCPQGERYTQQKAEELAAEEHLVIICGHYEGYDERIREHLITDEISIGDFVLTGGELPAMTVIDSVIRLLPGALGNENSAVSDSFSTGLLEHPHYTRPAEFRGWGVPDVLLSGHHANIEAWRKKQSVKRTMERRPELLKGIERDPAWKKIVEAVERDASEKP
- the rimM gene encoding ribosome maturation factor RimM (Essential for efficient processing of 16S rRNA), translated to MERQMYDVGKIVNTHGIRGELRIFSVTDFPEERFQKGSELFLAHDSLQEPLPITIQSVRKQKNLYIVKLKEFDNINQVEKYKGGVFRVSEEDRIDLEEGEFYYDDIVGCEAWSDEGVNLGVISDILETGANDVWVVKREGQKDLLLPYIDDCILEVDVAEKRVKVHVMEGLME
- the rplS gene encoding 50S ribosomal protein L19, which encodes MKQIIREITEDHLKKDMPEFRAGDTVRIHLKVVEGQRERIQVFEGVVIRRRGSGVSETFTARKMSYGVGVERTLPVHSPKIDRIEVVRRGRVRRAKLYYLRDRVGRAARIREIRR